Genomic window (Chloroflexaceae bacterium):
CCCTTCCGCCTGATCTGGAAGCCGCCCTCGAACGCCTGCGCGCCGCCGCGCGCACTGCCGGGGCCTGGCCTGCCGGGTAGCGGGATTGGGCGATGGCTCGCGTGGAGGTGTGGAGGTGTGGAGGTGTGGAGGTGAAAGAACATCTCCGCAGTTCGACACTTCGCAGGATGAAGATATGAGAACATACGTTCCAGAAACTCCTGACAGGTTGCCCGGCATGGCGTCAGGAGCGATGGCAGTTTATCCCATGCTGGTGTGGGATAGTGTGGGATAATGTGGGTTATCTGCCACTGGATGTGTAAAGGCGCGCCGTGCCGGCGCCGATTCCCCGGCGCTGATGCCGCGTCGTCGGGACAAGCCCCAACCCCTTCTGGCGTTTTTTTTCCTCTATAGAGAGATTCGGGGAGACTTCGCCCCTCCAAATGTTTTTCTTGAGGGGCATGTGGCGGCGGCGCCGCGACTTGCCAGTGCAACCTGGCCGACCCAGACCGGCCGCCGAGGGGTGGCAGCCTTTGCATCAGCCCGGCTGATCGCCGATCTGCAACATCAGCGGCGCCCGGCGCGTCCATCTAACAGACGGCACGGTTCGCTCGATGCAGTGGAAGAAGGAGGGTTCCGATGGCTATGACACATCAAACTACATTTGCCGAGATGGTGGCCCAGAGCCGCGATGTGATAACCCATCCCAGCGTCGAAACCTTTGAGCGTTACGAGAAGCGAGGGAGCCTCGGCACGGCGGCCGCGTACATCCTGGCAGCGGCAGGCATCGCCGGACTGCTGGCCTTTCTGACGGTGCTGTTGCCGGGCGTGCGCGGCAATCCGTTCAGCGTCTTTGTCAGCGGTGTAGTGGGCGCTCTGGTGAACTTCGTCATCTTCACCGCCCTGGTCTACTACCTGGGCAAGAATCTGGCCAATGGCACCGGGACGTGGGACGAGGTCGCCTACACCTTTGCGCTGTTCGTCGCGCCGCTGGCGGTAGTGTCGGGAGCGCTCACGTTCATCGTGGCCCTGCTCGGCAACCTGCCCGTGCTCGGCTGGCTGATCGGGCTGGCAGGCACGGTCGGGGCGATCGTCGTGCTGGTGGCGCAGGCATTCTTCGGCTTCCTGGCCGTCCAGTCGAGTATGAACATCAGGGATGGCGGGAAGGCGCTGCTGGTCCTCGTACTGTCGGTGATCGGCACGATAGTGGCGCACATCGCGCTCGGAGCAACGATCAGCATCCTCGCCGGGCTGTTGCCGCTGATCATTCTGGTGGCCCTGGTCGCGGTAGTGGCGGCGATGATGCTGCGCCGGGCCGCCTGACACGGCAGCCTCCTCACAACTCCCTGTTCCGCCTGCGACGGGTGCACATCCTGGCACAGCCAGGACGAGACCGCCGCAACGGATAAAACGCCAGCGCTCGCTTTTCGGCGCGAGGCTCGTGCAACGTCCTCGGGTCAGGCCCCCAAATCCTCGGGACGCCTGCCCGGCCCCGTACCCCGCCGCGGGAAACCGACGTTGCGCAAGCCTCGCGTCCGGGCTTCCTGGACTTGACAAAGATCGCTCCGAGGAATAACCTATGGTGGCTGGTGATCAACCTTCTGGTAATCGCTTAATGGCGAGAATTGGGTGTCTTGTACCGCAGATTGCTGAAGATCTCCCATTGGCGCTCCAGGCGGCTGCATCGCAGAATACTGGCGGGGGGACAGGGAAGCCAGGGCGCCCCGCTCTTCCAACCAGCAATCATCAAAGACGTTCTGGGGACGGCGCGGTTCTCCCCACCCGCTCCTGTTGGCCGGGAACAGGGAAACCAGCTCGCCCCATACCCTTGCAACCCGCTATGTCAGGTTAGTGTGTACCACAGGGAGGAAGCCGCCAATGGCATCATTGGATCTCGCAAAGTGCATGCGTAGCGTTGATCTGGAGCGGGGCGTCGTGCCGATCTCGAAGGCCGCTTCATCGCTCGCGGCGCTCATCAAGCGATCGCAGGCCAACCATCAACCCATCGTCGTGACCCAGAAGGGGTATCCGACCGGAGTTATTATTGACATCGAGGTCTTCACCGCTATCCGCGAGTTTATTGAGGAGCACACCCGCGAAGATGAGGGCGAGCCCAGAGGCGCTTGATGGGCGAGACGCCGGGATTCCGCGCAGGGCTGATGTTCGTCGGTCTTGCAGCATTAATCTGGGGCACGATTGGTGTCGGGGTAAGCCTGCTGTATGGTCTGGCTGACACCAACCCCGTTTCGATAGGCTTTTTGCGGCTGCTCATCGCCGCTCCGGCCCTGCTGCTGGCGAGCCGCCTGATGGTGGGACCAGGGTTCTGGCGCGTGCAGCGGCCCCATGTGCTGGTGATGGCGTTGATCGGCGCGACGTTCGCTGGCTACCAACTGTGCTACTTCGCGGCAATTCCCCGCCTGGGAGTGGCCGCGGCGGTGATGATCAATATCTGTAGCGCGCCGATCTTCACCGCGCTTCTGGCGGGGTTCTGGCTGCGCGAGCGATTGTACTGGCTCACCGGCGTGGCCCTGGTCGGGGCCATTGGCGGCACGACGCTCCTCGTGGGCGGCGCGCCTACTTCCAGCGGTCTCGCGCTCTGGATCGGCGCGGCCCTGGCCCTCGGCGCCGGGTTCTGCTATAGTCTGGTGGTGCTGGGCAGCCGGGTGGTCGCTCCGCATTACCATCCGTTGCAGCCAATCACCATGGCCTTCACCCTGGGCGCCGTCGTGCTGCTGCCGCCGGCCCTTGTCAGCGGCCTGGTGGTGGAGTATCCCCCCGCCGGCTGGGGGTTGTTGTTCTACCTGGGGTTGGCGCCGACGGCGTTCGCCTACGTGCTCTACCTGCGCGGGTTGCGTACCGTGCCGGCCACGGCGGCCGCCATCGTCAGCCTGCTCGAGCCGCTTGGTTCGACCGCGCTTGCTGTATTGCTGCTCGGCGAACGGCTCGGGCCGGCCGGCGTCGCCGGGGCGGCCCTGCTTCTCACCAGCATGGCGCTGCTGTATCTGGGGCAGGGGGGGGATGCACCGGTCGAAGCGCGCCACGACGGGCCTGTCGGGATAACCTGGTTGTCTGAATACGTTTCGGGAGGGCCCGGCCCTCCCGGCGGGCGGGGGTGTGGGGAAACCCGGTTTCCCCGCATCCTCGCCGAACAGCCACGGTTACGCATAGAGTGCATGCGCATCATCGCCAGGTCTCATTGGGAGGCCAGATACGGCAATCCAAAATCCAAAATCCAAAATCCAAAATAACATAAGGAGGTTGCCATGGGTTCGTGGACGGAACTGGACGCCATCTACCCGCCGGGGAAGTTGACGCCAGCGACGGCGCTGGTGGTCGCGCTGGGGCGCCTGGAAGGAGCGACGGACATATACGAGGGCGAGCGCCTGGCGGCCTTTCTCCCCCCTGGTCTCAGCTACGACGCCGATCTGATCGGGCGCGCCACGCGCTACCTGACCGAGGCGCCCCTGGAGCAGTTCTTCGCCGAGGCTCAGGCGCTGCTTTCGCCACGCCAGCGCCTGGTGATTGCCCTGCACGTGCTTGATCGCGCCCTGGCGCTCGGTGATACGCCAGCGCGGCGCGAGCGGGCCGCCCAGATCATTGCCGGCATCGGCGCCGATGGCGATGCCCTGGCGGCCCACCGGCCCACGCTGGCGCTCAAGAATGACCTGGGGGCCTTCACCCAGTAGCGTTCGTGGCGCGCGCTTGCTGGAGGGGAACGGGAAACCGGGTTTGCCCATGCCCCGGCCAGGGCTTGAGCAGAGCCCGTCTGCCACGGTGGGGTGTGGGGCCGCGTAGCCGCCCCACGGATCATGTACGGGTGATTTTGGCGGCTGCGCTGCCAAAGTCACCCGTACAACCGGGTTGGGGGCTTGCCCCCTGAACTTTGCTCAAGCCCAGATGTCACGGCGCTTGACAGGGGCCAGGGCCCTGGCGTATAATCATTACCAATCGGCATATTTTTGATAATATTTTACTATTGATTAACCTTTCCCCGTTGGGCCGGGGCAAGGGAAACCTCGGTTTCCCCGCGTTCAGCCGTTGACTGGACTATCTTCCCAACAATCAAACGACGCCGCGAGCCGCCACGGCGCCGGCCGAGGGGCCGCGCGGCGGTGCGACCCGGTGGTGGTTTTCTGCTCCCTTGCAAGCGTTAGGAGGCTGGCATGCCGGTCACACCGACCTATCCGGGCGTCTACATCGAGGAGATCCCCAGCGGCGTGCGCACGATTACCGGGGTGGCCACCTCGATCACCGCTTTTCTCGGCAAAGCGCCGCGCGGCCCCACCGATGAGCCGGTGACCATCACCAGTTTTGCCGATTACGAGCGTGTGTTTGGCGGCTTGCACCGCGACTCGACCCTGAGCTACGCCGTGCGCGACTTCTTCCTCAACGGCGGCAGCCAGGCGATCATCGTGCGGCTCTATAAATCAGTTGCGGGCAAGGCCGCCAGGGCTACCTACGAGTTGCCGACCAACCCGCCCAAACTGACGCTCGAAGCCGCCTCCGCGGGCGCCTGGGGCATGCAGGTGCGCGTGCGGGTGGAAGCGAAGTCTTCCGGTGACCCGAACGTGCAGGCCGTGGCCCGGCGTCTCGGCGTGCAACCCGCCGACCTGTTCGACCTGACCGTGCGCGATGGCGGCGCCGGGGCCATCGAGACCTTTCTCAATCTGACCACCAAAGAAAGCGCGCGCCGGGTCGATCGGGTGCTCAAGGCCGAGTCGCGCCTCGTGCGCGTGAAGTCCGGCGTTCCTTCCGACACCGGTCCCACCGCGCATAGCGGCGCGCTGACGGACAACGATGTCTGGACCGATAACACCAAATCAACACCGGCCAAAACGGACCCTGCTGACGAGGCCGTGGATAGCGACCCGCTGGACTCCGACACCTACAGGGGCAGTTCCACGGCCAAAACCGGTCTGTACCAACTCGAAAAGGTTGATCTGTTCAACCTGCTGTGCATTCTGCCCGATGCCCGTGGCGGCGACGTGCCGGATGATGTCTATCAGGAGGCGTTGAGCTACTGCGTCAAACGTCGGGCCGTGCTGCTGGTTGATCCCAGGAATGACTGGACGACGGTCAGCGCCGCTCAGGCGGGTGTGAGCGGGATGAACCTCACCGGCGATGCGAGCCGGAACGCGGCGATCTTCTTTCCGCGCATCAAACAGGCCGACCCGCTGCTCGACGGCCAGATTGACACCTTCGTGCCCTGCGGGGCGATTGCCGGGGTCATGGCCCGCACTGACGCCCAGCGCGGAGTGTGGAAGGCCCCCGCGGGCATTGACGCGGCGCTTAATGGCGTTGCCGGGTTGCAACTGGAGATGACCGATGCCGAGAATGGCCTGTTGAACCCCCTGGGGATCAACTGCCTGCGCGCCTTCCCGGTGTACGGGCGGGTCGTCTGGGGCGCCCGGACCATGCGCGGGGCGGACGTAGTGGCGGACGAGTACAAGTACATCCCCGTGCGGCGCCTGGCGCTGTTCATCGAGGAGAGCCTGTACCGCGGCACGCAGTGGGTGGTGTTCGAGCCGAACGATGAGCCGCTCTGGGCGCAGATCCGCCTCAATATCGGGGCCTTTATGAACAATCTGTTCCGCCAGGGCGCCTTCCAGGGTCGCACCCCCCGCGAGGCCTACTTCGTCAAGTGCGATAAGGAGACCACCACCCAGAACGACATCAACCTGGGCATCGTCAACATTCTGGTGGGCTTCGCCCCGCTCAAGCCGGCGGAGTTTGTGATTATCAAGCTCCAGCAGATGGCTGGCCAGATCCAGGTCTGATGTGCGCCACTCGCGCTCGCCCCAACCGGGGGCGGGACCGCCGGCGCCCGGAGCGAAAAGGTTTCCGCCCCGACCGGCAGGGGCATGGGTAAACCTGGTTTCCCCACATTCCTGTCAGGCCCTACGCGGCATTGCCGCACAACGACGGGAAAAGAAAAGTGTTCCTGGGAGGGCTTCGCTCTCCCGGATTCTCCCGTGCGTGGCCTGTGTTCACGTCGTTTGTATGCTGCGCAGCCTCATAGGACCCCCAGGAGGAGGGTATGGCCCAGTTTAGCGTGAACGCCCAGCGCTTCGATCCATATAAGAATTTCAAGTTCCGCGTCAAGTGGGACGGGCGCTACGTGGCCGGCATCAGCAAGGTAGGCGCGCTGAAGCGCACCACCGAGGTGGTGGAGCACCGTGAGGGCGGCGATCCCAGCACCAGCCGCAAGTCGCCGGGGCGCACCAAGTACGAGGCGATCACCCTGGAACGCGGCGTTACACACGACAAGGAGTTCGAGCAGTGGGCCAATAAGGTCTGGAACTATGGCTCGGGCCTCGGCGCGGAGGTGTCGCTCAAGGATTTTCGCAAGGATATTATCATCGAGATGTACAACGAGGCCGGTCAGTTGGTGATCGCCTACAGGGTGTACCGCTGCTGGGTTTCGGAGTACCAGGCCCTCCCCGATCTCGATGCCAATGCCAATGCCGTGGCCATCCAGACAATCAAGCTCGAAAACGAGGGTTGGGAGCGCGACTATGAGGTGGTCGAGCCGGCGGAGCCGAGTTTCACCGAGCCGGCCTGAGCGCGCGCGTATGGCTGAGGTGATGTGTGGTCCTCAATCCCCCTGCCTCGCTGCGCTCGGCGTTCCCTCTCCACCAGGGGGTGGAGAGGGAGCGCCGGTGTAGGGTTTTTCGAGCGAGAACGGGTTTTTGGCATTCCAATGCGCTTTCGGTCCTCACCCCCCTGCCCCCCTCTCCACCGTAGGTGGAGAGGGGGAGTTGGGCGTCCTGATGCCCCAGATGGCGAATGCGACGCGAGGATGTGCCGGAAAACCCTACACCTGAGAAGGTGGAGAGGGAGGGTGAGGAGTAACGCCGGTCGGACAGCCGTCGGGGCGAAACATCTTTGGCCCCCAGGAAAGCCGGTTTCCCCACCGCCCGCATGGGAGGTTCGTATCGCGATGCGCCCGCTCTCGACGTTTCAGGGCTTCTCCGCCGCCGAACTGCTCAGCCTCTGGGAGACGGGCAGCGCCCAGCACCCTCTGGATCGCGCGCTGACCATCCTGGCGGCGGCGGAACCCGGGCAGGGCCGCCTTGACCTGGCGCGCCTGCCGGTTGGCCGGCGCGACGCGCGGTTGCTCGCGGTCCACGAGCGGGCCTTTGGCCAGCGCCTGGCCGCCCGCGCCGCCTGCCCCGCCTGCGCCGAGCGAGTCGAGATGGCCCTGGATACGCGCGATCTGCTTGCCTCGCAGCCCGACGGCGACCCGGCCGAGCCGCTGCTGGTGGCTTGCGATGGCTATGAGGTGCGCTGCCGCCCGCCTGATAGTTTTGACCTGGCGGCGATCGTGGGGGAACGCGACGTGGTCGAGGCCCGGCGGCGCCTGCTGGCCCGCTGCGTGGT
Coding sequences:
- a CDS encoding phage tail protein, which codes for MAQFSVNAQRFDPYKNFKFRVKWDGRYVAGISKVGALKRTTEVVEHREGGDPSTSRKSPGRTKYEAITLERGVTHDKEFEQWANKVWNYGSGLGAEVSLKDFRKDIIIEMYNEAGQLVIAYRVYRCWVSEYQALPDLDANANAVAIQTIKLENEGWERDYEVVEPAEPSFTEPA
- a CDS encoding type II toxin-antitoxin system Phd/YefM family antitoxin, which produces MASLDLAKCMRSVDLERGVVPISKAASSLAALIKRSQANHQPIVVTQKGYPTGVIIDIEVFTAIREFIEEHTREDEGEPRGA
- a CDS encoding phage tail sheath subtilisin-like domain-containing protein, which produces MPVTPTYPGVYIEEIPSGVRTITGVATSITAFLGKAPRGPTDEPVTITSFADYERVFGGLHRDSTLSYAVRDFFLNGGSQAIIVRLYKSVAGKAARATYELPTNPPKLTLEAASAGAWGMQVRVRVEAKSSGDPNVQAVARRLGVQPADLFDLTVRDGGAGAIETFLNLTTKESARRVDRVLKAESRLVRVKSGVPSDTGPTAHSGALTDNDVWTDNTKSTPAKTDPADEAVDSDPLDSDTYRGSSTAKTGLYQLEKVDLFNLLCILPDARGGDVPDDVYQEALSYCVKRRAVLLVDPRNDWTTVSAAQAGVSGMNLTGDASRNAAIFFPRIKQADPLLDGQIDTFVPCGAIAGVMARTDAQRGVWKAPAGIDAALNGVAGLQLEMTDAENGLLNPLGINCLRAFPVYGRVVWGARTMRGADVVADEYKYIPVRRLALFIEESLYRGTQWVVFEPNDEPLWAQIRLNIGAFMNNLFRQGAFQGRTPREAYFVKCDKETTTQNDINLGIVNILVGFAPLKPAEFVIIKLQQMAGQIQV
- a CDS encoding EamA family transporter, producing the protein MGETPGFRAGLMFVGLAALIWGTIGVGVSLLYGLADTNPVSIGFLRLLIAAPALLLASRLMVGPGFWRVQRPHVLVMALIGATFAGYQLCYFAAIPRLGVAAAVMINICSAPIFTALLAGFWLRERLYWLTGVALVGAIGGTTLLVGGAPTSSGLALWIGAALALGAGFCYSLVVLGSRVVAPHYHPLQPITMAFTLGAVVLLPPALVSGLVVEYPPAGWGLLFYLGLAPTAFAYVLYLRGLRTVPATAAAIVSLLEPLGSTALAVLLLGERLGPAGVAGAALLLTSMALLYLGQGGDAPVEARHDGPVGITWLSEYVSGGPGPPGGRGCGETRFPRILAEQPRLRIECMRIIARSHWEARYGNPKSKIQNPK
- a CDS encoding YIP1 family protein — translated: MTHQTTFAEMVAQSRDVITHPSVETFERYEKRGSLGTAAAYILAAAGIAGLLAFLTVLLPGVRGNPFSVFVSGVVGALVNFVIFTALVYYLGKNLANGTGTWDEVAYTFALFVAPLAVVSGALTFIVALLGNLPVLGWLIGLAGTVGAIVVLVAQAFFGFLAVQSSMNIRDGGKALLVLVLSVIGTIVAHIALGATISILAGLLPLIILVALVAVVAAMMLRRAA